The window AATAAGATTCACAGCTCTATAGCATTTACAAGCTTACAAGCCCTCGCTCTCTAGAGCTACGAGAGAATATGCTTTATAAGGATAGAGATCTCTTACAATACTCGCATTCACTTTAGAATTTTACTATGCTTCTAAAGTTATTGATAGCTATTAATGGAAAGAAAAGAACAAAGAATATAAATAATATAAGGTATTCTAGAGTGAGAGAGGTGTGGTGCTTGAATTCCTCTATAGTTTTCCCAAGCCGTGAGTGGGCTGAAGAATACTGCAGAGTTTTAAACGAATCTTCTGAGTATAGAGATCTTGGCAGAGGATGGGTGTGGCCTATACTCTTCATAGTCACCGAGCTCCCCCCAGATCTGAGGAGTCAATATCCTTCTGGGAATCCTGGTTTCATCGCTGATCTGTATAATGGGGAGTGTAGAGGTGTTAAATTCTATGATGATGCGAGCAGTATAGATGCTCCATTCATATTATCAGCTAGATATAGAGATTGGCTCGATATATTATCAGGTAGAGAAACTCCTGTATCTGCTATGCTTAAGAGAAAACTTATTCTTAGGAAAGGTGATATGGCTGCTGTTCTGAGATATGCCTACCGCAACTGTTTCGGGTTTTATATAGGTTTGTATTGGGTGATGTTATTCTTCTGCTATGATCAGCACATAGACTTCTTTTCCGTGTAGATGCTTGATCTTTTCCTTATCTCTTCCCAATGGATAGAGAACATAGTCTCCTCTCCTATACTTTATAACACTACATCTAACTATCTCGACTCTAGCCATGTATATCCACCTATAAAGATATGGAGAGAAAATAATATAAGCTCTACTCTATAGTTCTATATAGGGTGAACTACTCGATGAGGGAGGGAGAGCTTGTTGAAACACTTAAGATGAGGGCTCTCCCCGAGGGTAGTGATGACCACGGTGCATTAGTTGAGTTTCTGAAGCTCTATCGTGATGCTCTTCAACTAGTAGTAAACAGGTTGTGGAGTTTAGATGAAGTACCTTCAATCAAAACTCTACACGGAATGTTCTACTCAAAACTTAGGGAACTTGGTTTTAGAGCGCACCACGTAAAGCAGATCTACGTCTACGCTAAAGCGGTAGTTAAAGCTACAAAACAGAACGGTGGGAAGAAACCAGTTCTAAGAAAACTATCGGCTAGAATAGATAAATACGACTACAAGCTAGACCTAGAGAACAGAATGCTTGTTCTAAAGATACATAGCGGTAGAGAGGTTAAGCTAAGACTACTAACATCTATTGACAGGATAGAGAAGTTCAGAGCTTGGAGCAACTATGAAATAGCTGTGAAGGTAGTTGGAGACAAGGTCTACGTAGCGGTATACTTCAGGAGAACGGTTGAACCGAGGAGAACCAGAACCGTTATGACAGTAGACGTGAACTTCGACAACATTACACTAGCTGTATTCACACCTAGTGGAAGAATAATCAGACTCAAACGTCTTGAAACACCCCTCAGGAAGATATTAACACATAGGATATGGATTGAAAGAATTCAAGGAAGATACGCTAAATCCTGGAGATTCATCGGGGGAGTAAGAGAAGCTATCAGGAAGCACGGTGAGAGAATAAGGAACATAGCCTGGGACTACGCTCACAGAGTTGGAGACTCCATAGCTGAACTAGCCAGTAGATATAGCTCTATCATAGTCTTAGAGAACTTGAATAAACTCAGGAGTAACGTGAATAGAGGTAGCAATTTCAACAAGAAGCTATCCCTGTGGTTCTACAGAAAGATACAGTTCACTATAAGCTATGAGGCTTTAGAAAGAGGACTGGAAACTAGATACGTCAACCCAGCAAAGACATCATCAACATGTCCGAGATGCGGGAGCAGGTTAAAGGACAGCGGTGGTAGAGTGTTAAAGTGCACTAGATGCGGATTCACAGGAGATAGAGATGTGATTGCATGCATAAACCTGTTCTAC of the Sulfolobales archaeon genome contains:
- a CDS encoding SCP2 sterol-binding domain-containing protein, whose protein sequence is MNSSIVFPSREWAEEYCRVLNESSEYRDLGRGWVWPILFIVTELPPDLRSQYPSGNPGFIADLYNGECRGVKFYDDASSIDAPFILSARYRDWLDILSGRETPVSAMLKRKLILRKGDMAAVLRYAYRNCFGFYIGLYWVMLFFCYDQHIDFFSV
- a CDS encoding RNA-guided endonuclease TnpB family protein, which translates into the protein MREGELVETLKMRALPEGSDDHGALVEFLKLYRDALQLVVNRLWSLDEVPSIKTLHGMFYSKLRELGFRAHHVKQIYVYAKAVVKATKQNGGKKPVLRKLSARIDKYDYKLDLENRMLVLKIHSGREVKLRLLTSIDRIEKFRAWSNYEIAVKVVGDKVYVAVYFRRTVEPRRTRTVMTVDVNFDNITLAVFTPSGRIIRLKRLETPLRKILTHRIWIERIQGRYAKSWRFIGGVREAIRKHGERIRNIAWDYAHRVGDSIAELASRYSSIIVLENLNKLRSNVNRGSNFNKKLSLWFYRKIQFTISYEALERGLETRYVNPAKTSSTCPRCGSRLKDSGGRVLKCTRCGFTGDRDVIACINLFY